From Syntrophobacterales bacterium, one genomic window encodes:
- a CDS encoding metalloregulator ArsR/SmtB family transcription factor produces the protein MERIYELQANICKALSNPNRLEIINKLKEKELSAAELMEKTGLGKSRFSQYMGGLKATGLVLSRREGVTVYYRISNIKIIEACSLMREVLLAEINGKSELAANLKSDN, from the coding sequence ATGGAAAGGATATACGAACTTCAGGCTAATATATGCAAGGCGTTATCAAATCCGAACCGCTTGGAGATCATTAACAAGCTGAAGGAAAAAGAGCTATCTGCCGCGGAGTTGATGGAGAAGACGGGACTCGGCAAGTCCAGATTTTCCCAGTACATGGGGGGGCTCAAGGCTACCGGGCTGGTACTGAGCCGACGCGAAGGGGTAACCGTCTATTATCGGATTTCCAATATCAAGATTATCGAAGCCTGCTCCCTGATGAGAGAGGTGCTGCTGGCCGAGATCAATGGAAAAAGCGAGCTTGCCGCCAATCTGAAGAGCGACAATTGA
- a CDS encoding DUF3373 domain-containing protein, protein MKKFMRVFITAAVLIAFCLPVPAMAADQNELQSKIDQLSRELEALKAMVKENVGKTKEIDAVKQQVKKNEEKSLSHWLNVSGDYRFRYDNLRGQVAPYADGMTMFGNVGALMAAMNAGTIAPMTQPALFGAAIGGGAVGPLTLPTAMRNAYDVKSDSIYTNRFGLNLKAKATEDVSVTARLLMYKAAGAQDDNALGSGNTAFSFDRAGLFDGTIGHVPGDNKLAVDRVYGTWSNIAEQPIWFSIGRRPSTGGVPSHLKENKPAPGNSGVPALLVDYAFERRNPRICA, encoded by the coding sequence ATGAAAAAGTTCATGAGAGTATTCATCACCGCCGCAGTATTGATCGCCTTCTGTCTTCCCGTCCCCGCAATGGCGGCCGATCAGAATGAGCTGCAAAGCAAGATTGATCAGCTTTCCCGGGAACTGGAAGCGTTGAAGGCAATGGTCAAGGAGAACGTCGGCAAAACAAAGGAAATAGATGCCGTCAAACAGCAGGTCAAGAAAAACGAAGAAAAATCGTTAAGCCACTGGTTGAACGTCAGCGGCGATTACCGCTTCCGCTACGACAATCTCCGCGGGCAGGTGGCGCCCTATGCCGACGGCATGACCATGTTCGGCAATGTCGGGGCATTGATGGCGGCAATGAACGCCGGCACTATTGCCCCCATGACCCAGCCAGCGCTGTTCGGCGCGGCCATTGGCGGCGGGGCGGTTGGCCCGCTTACCCTGCCTACGGCAATGCGGAACGCCTATGACGTCAAGAGCGACTCCATCTATACAAACCGTTTCGGCCTCAACCTGAAGGCGAAGGCGACCGAGGACGTATCCGTCACTGCCCGTCTGCTCATGTATAAAGCGGCGGGGGCGCAGGACGACAATGCGCTCGGTTCAGGGAATACCGCCTTTTCGTTTGACCGGGCCGGCCTTTTTGACGGCACCATCGGTCATGTCCCCGGCGACAACAAACTTGCCGTTGACCGCGTTTACGGTACCTGGAGCAACATCGCCGAGCAGCCGATCTGGTTTTCCATTGGCCGACGTCCTTCCACCGGCGGGGTTCCCAGCCATCTCAAGGAAAACAAGCCGGCCCCCGGCAACTCGGGAGTCCCGGCGCTCTTGGTGGACTATGCCTTTGAACGGCGCAACCCTCGGATATGCGCCTGA
- a CDS encoding DUF3373 domain-containing protein yields MPLNGATLGYAPDIDSLPGAYLKLCYGRGFQNDIKNADTGNGLKNTDMIGLNVVPYETDRFRAELQYNRGMNIFDAPKMLTGPYNMLAPATNLGDIDWYGMDFLGNVKKVGIGNLNWFVNGALSRTSPNGNTLKFNGLDTGYGLLYSGVPEDKTGWAVYAGIRYDIPSTLTKIGLEYNHGSEDWITFSPAADDMWTSKLGVRGSVYEVYIIQELKLKPISSWLSKTFFRIGYQYYDFDYTGSNSWLGAPIKIGDLNSMTPQLTAPLKNAQDLYLTFEVHF; encoded by the coding sequence ATGCCTTTGAACGGCGCAACCCTCGGATATGCGCCTGATATCGACTCGCTGCCCGGCGCCTACCTGAAATTATGCTATGGTCGGGGATTCCAGAACGACATCAAAAATGCCGATACCGGAAACGGCTTGAAAAATACGGACATGATCGGCCTGAACGTCGTCCCCTATGAAACCGACCGCTTTCGCGCGGAGTTGCAGTACAACCGGGGCATGAACATCTTTGACGCGCCGAAAATGCTTACCGGTCCGTACAACATGCTGGCGCCTGCCACTAATCTCGGCGACATTGACTGGTACGGAATGGACTTTCTCGGCAATGTGAAAAAGGTGGGCATCGGCAACCTGAACTGGTTTGTCAATGGCGCCCTCAGCCGGACAAGTCCCAATGGCAATACCCTCAAGTTCAACGGTCTGGATACCGGTTACGGGCTCCTCTACAGCGGCGTGCCGGAAGACAAAACCGGGTGGGCTGTCTATGCAGGCATCCGATATGACATCCCGTCCACCCTTACCAAGATCGGACTTGAGTATAACCACGGTTCCGAGGACTGGATCACCTTCAGCCCGGCTGCCGACGACATGTGGACCAGCAAGCTGGGAGTCCGCGGCAGTGTTTATGAAGTCTATATCATTCAGGAGCTGAAGCTGAAGCCGATCTCTTCGTGGCTGAGCAAAACGTTCTTCCGGATCGGTTATCAGTACTATGATTTTGATTACACCGGAAGCAACAGTTGGCTGGGCGCGCCGATAAAGATCGGTGATTTGAATAGCATGACGCCGCAACTGACCGCGCCGCTGAAGAATGCCCAGGATCTCTACTTAACGTTTGAAGTTCATTTTTAG